The genomic region GTACCCGACCCCGCTGTGCGGCACGTTCCACTCGCGGGCGATCTTGACCGCGTACTCCTCGTTCAACACCGGGTAGAAGATCGGCTGGTCGGGCAGTCGCGGTGGCCAGGCGCGCCAGCCGGACGCGCGGACGAGCTCCAGCTCCTCCGGCCCGGTCGGCCGCCACAGCACAGTCGTGTTCACAGCCGCGGACACTACCCAGCGCGCCACCGTCGGCGACAAGCGTTTTCGGCAGGCGGACGGATGTCCGATATCGTAGAACGACGACCTTGGACCTGGGAGAGGTGCGCCATGCCAGCCCGTCCTGACACCGGCCCCGACTTCATCGAGGCGCTCGCCCGCGGGCTCGACGTGATCCGCTCGTTCCAGCCGCTCAAGCCGGTCATGACGCTCAGCGAGGTGGCCGCGGCCGCGAGTCTCGCGCGGCCCACGGCGCGGCGGATCCTGCTCACCCTGGTCGAGCTCGGGTACGCGCGGCAGAGCGACGGCGGGTTCGCGCTCACGCCCAAGGTGCTGGAGCTCGGTGTCACCTACGTGCGGTCGATGGGGCTGTGGGACGTGGCCCGCCCGCACATGGAACGGCTCGTGAGCCGCACCGGCGAGTCGTGCTCCATCGCGCAGCTCGACGGGTCGGACATCGTCTACGTGGCACGGGTGGCGGTGCCGAAGATCGTCACGCTGTCGGTGCAGATCGGGACGCGGTTCCCGGCGCTGCCCACGTCGCTCGGCAAGGTGCAGCTCGCCGCGCTCGACCCGCAGGAGCTGGAAGCCGTGCTCGCGCAGCCGACCCGGTCGGGGCTCACCGCGCGCTGGCAGCCGGACCGGGCCGAGCGCGATGCCGAGCTGCGGGACGTGCGGGCGCGCGGGTGGGCGCTGACCGACGAGCAGCTGGCGCCGGGGATCCGGTCGGTCGCGGCGCCGTTGCGGGACGGGGACGGCAAGGTCGTCGCCGGCCTCAACGTCAACTGCCACGCGGCCGAGACGTCGCTGCAGCACATGCTCGACCACCACCTGCCGTTGCTGTTGCAGACCGCGGGTGACATCAGCGCGGACTTCGCGCGGCTCGGCACCGTGCCGCACGTCGTCGTCGCCTGAGGGGCTTGACGCGGTGCCGCGCGAAGGTTGACGATTCAACGGACAGTTGTCCGCATGCCGGTCGAGGAGGCCCGTCATGGTCGGCGAAAGACGTCCTGTTGTCCTGCGGAACGGCACGGTGCTCACGATCGACGGTCACCGCCGGGTGCTCGTCGACCACGACGTGCTGGTGGTCGGCGACAAGATCGCCGCGATCGGGCCGCGGCTGGAGGTGCCACCGGGCACCGAGGAGGTCGACGCCTCGCACGGCATCGTCATGCCCGGCATGATCGACACCCACCGGCACCTCTGGCAGACCGCGATGCGCGGCTACGGCGCCGACTGGACGCTCACCCAGTACTTCGTCTGGTACTACCTGGAGTGGGGCAAGGTCTTCCGGCCGCAGGACGTCCACGCCGGCAACCTGCTCGGCGCGGCCGAGGCGCTCGACGCCGGTGTCACCACGACCGTCGACTGGTCGCACGGGCTGCAGACCGTCGACCACGCCGACGCGGCCGTGGACGCGTTCGAGCAGGTGCCCGGCCGGTTCGTGCTGGCGTACGGCAACATCCAGGACAGCCCCGCCTCCTGGACCGCCAAGCCGGAGTTCCGCGACTTCGTGCACCGCCGCATCACCGGCGACGACATGCTGGGCTTCCAGCTCGCGTTCGACGTCACCGGCGACCCCGAGTTCCCGGAGAAGCCCGCGTTCGAGGTGGCGCGTGAGCTCGGTGTGCCCGTGACGACGCATGCCGGCGTGTGGGGTGCGACGAACGATGACGGCATCAGGCTGATGTACGACAACGGCTTCATGACGCCGCAGTCGATCTATGTGCACGCGGCTACGTTGTCCGCGGACTCCTACCACCGCATCGCGGCCACCGGCGGGTCGATCTCCGTGTCGACCGAGAGCGAGCAGAGCGCGGGTCAGGGTTACCCGCCCACCTGGGCGATCCGCGCGCACGGCATCCCGGTGTCGCTGTCCATGGACACGTCGGTGTGGTGGAGCGGCGACCTGTTCTCCGCGATGCGCACGACGTTGGGTGCCGACCGCGCGAGGGAACACATGGCCGCGCACGCGAAGAACGACACCGTCACGCACTCGTCGCTACGAGCTGAGCACGTCGTCGAGTGGGCGACCATGGGCGGAGCGCGAGCGTTGGGGCGTAACGACCTCGGCAGCATCGAAGTCGGCAAGAAGGCCGACATCGTGCTGCTGCGCAACGAACACTCCCCCGCCATGTTCCCGATCCTGAACCCGTACGGGCACGTGGCGTTCCAGGCGCAACGGTCCGATGTGGACACCGTGATCGTCGACGGCCGGATCGTGAAGCGCGACCACCGGCTCGTCGGTGT from Lentzea guizhouensis harbors:
- a CDS encoding IclR family transcriptional regulator domain-containing protein is translated as MPARPDTGPDFIEALARGLDVIRSFQPLKPVMTLSEVAAAASLARPTARRILLTLVELGYARQSDGGFALTPKVLELGVTYVRSMGLWDVARPHMERLVSRTGESCSIAQLDGSDIVYVARVAVPKIVTLSVQIGTRFPALPTSLGKVQLAALDPQELEAVLAQPTRSGLTARWQPDRAERDAELRDVRARGWALTDEQLAPGIRSVAAPLRDGDGKVVAGLNVNCHAAETSLQHMLDHHLPLLLQTAGDISADFARLGTVPHVVVA
- a CDS encoding amidohydrolase family protein, whose product is MVGERRPVVLRNGTVLTIDGHRRVLVDHDVLVVGDKIAAIGPRLEVPPGTEEVDASHGIVMPGMIDTHRHLWQTAMRGYGADWTLTQYFVWYYLEWGKVFRPQDVHAGNLLGAAEALDAGVTTTVDWSHGLQTVDHADAAVDAFEQVPGRFVLAYGNIQDSPASWTAKPEFRDFVHRRITGDDMLGFQLAFDVTGDPEFPEKPAFEVARELGVPVTTHAGVWGATNDDGIRLMYDNGFMTPQSIYVHAATLSADSYHRIAATGGSISVSTESEQSAGQGYPPTWAIRAHGIPVSLSMDTSVWWSGDLFSAMRTTLGADRAREHMAAHAKNDTVTHSSLRAEHVVEWATMGGARALGRNDLGSIEVGKKADIVLLRNEHSPAMFPILNPYGHVAFQAQRSDVDTVIVDGRIVKRDHRLVGVDLTAIRGQVEQTVEHLRTTMGEEAWEKGMNPDIPTAKVLDNPYTYTEYRGDTRTSV